Proteins found in one Halobaculum sp. MBLA0147 genomic segment:
- the gcvPA gene encoding aminomethyl-transferring glycine dehydrogenase subunit GcvPA yields MSSDGRRDGTPFAPHTPAETRAMLEELGVETEAELFDIPDDVAFEGELGIEQRSEREVVTELGETFADNDDLVEFLGRGHYDHYVPSLVDNLSLRSEFLTSYTQYQPEITQGFLQALFEYQSMLVELTGLGVANASMYDGATALGEAALLAERLRSVSGTEVLVPEQLRDGKRAVLENYVDGSDLTVETYPYADGTVDTDALARAATEDTVLVYAETPTATGAIEPALETVGEVADDADALFTYGSDVVALGLLEEPAAVGADVVVGEAASLGLPTADGMGTGLFACKEEFLRQVPGRLVGASTDESDRRAFTLTLQTREQHIRKERATSNICTNQAWVALRTAMHVASLGADGLAELAESSVRRASDLAARLDEIDGVTAPVHDRHHFREFPVSVGEAAVADAETAAAALRDRGFAVHTLDDTRLQVCVTETNEHAVDDFVAAVREVAT; encoded by the coding sequence GTGAGCAGTGACGGCCGCCGAGACGGGACGCCGTTCGCACCGCACACCCCCGCCGAGACGCGGGCGATGCTCGAGGAACTCGGCGTCGAGACCGAGGCCGAGCTGTTCGACATCCCCGACGATGTCGCCTTCGAGGGGGAGTTGGGGATCGAGCAGCGCTCGGAGCGCGAGGTCGTCACCGAGTTGGGCGAGACGTTCGCGGACAACGACGACCTCGTGGAGTTCCTCGGACGGGGCCACTACGACCACTACGTCCCGTCGCTGGTGGACAACCTCTCGCTGCGGTCGGAGTTCCTCACGAGTTACACCCAGTACCAGCCGGAGATCACGCAGGGGTTCCTGCAGGCACTGTTCGAGTACCAGTCGATGCTGGTGGAGTTGACCGGCCTCGGCGTCGCCAACGCCTCGATGTACGACGGCGCGACGGCGCTGGGCGAGGCGGCGCTGCTGGCCGAACGACTCCGCTCCGTCTCCGGGACGGAAGTGTTGGTGCCCGAGCAGTTGCGTGACGGGAAGCGGGCGGTGTTGGAGAACTACGTCGACGGCTCGGACCTGACCGTCGAGACGTACCCGTACGCGGACGGCACCGTCGACACCGACGCACTCGCCCGCGCGGCGACCGAGGACACCGTACTCGTGTACGCCGAGACGCCGACGGCGACGGGCGCGATCGAGCCCGCACTGGAGACGGTCGGCGAGGTGGCCGACGACGCCGACGCGCTGTTCACCTACGGCAGCGACGTGGTCGCGCTCGGCCTGCTGGAAGAACCCGCCGCGGTCGGTGCGGACGTGGTCGTCGGCGAGGCGGCCTCGCTGGGGCTGCCGACGGCCGACGGGATGGGCACCGGACTGTTCGCCTGTAAGGAGGAGTTCCTCCGGCAGGTGCCGGGACGGCTCGTCGGCGCGAGCACCGACGAGAGCGACCGGCGGGCGTTCACACTGACACTCCAGACCCGCGAACAGCACATCCGCAAGGAGCGTGCCACCTCGAACATCTGTACGAATCAGGCGTGGGTGGCGCTGCGGACGGCGATGCACGTCGCGTCGCTGGGTGCCGACGGCCTCGCCGAGTTGGCGGAGTCGTCGGTCCGGCGGGCGAGTGACCTCGCGGCGCGACTCGACGAGATCGACGGCGTGACCGCGCCGGTCCACGACCGCCACCACTTCCGCGAGTTCCCCGTGAGCGTCGGAGAGGCGGCGGTCGCGGACGCCGAGACCGCCGCGGCGGCGCTGCGAGACCGTGGGTTCGCCGTCCACACGCTCGACGACACACGACTGCAGGTCTGCGTGACGGAGACGAACGAACACGCCGTCGACGACTTCGTCGCGGCGGTCCGGGAGGTGGCCACATGA